One genomic window of Triplophysa rosa linkage group LG11, Trosa_1v2, whole genome shotgun sequence includes the following:
- the rnf216 gene encoding E3 ubiquitin-protein ligase RNF216 — MTDGSSDDDVIHLASFNTHRSQGKRVKKRMYITISSDSEDEPVRFVPNTHVVVRDDDEEDEVSILEPLPHRELIRPAAKWGANTFPNQAFGSNGHPTTAHSHQSSVATAHSTLGKQAIGVLTTDPNSVPSTSREYALHRPPLPVRNSLPPHTDSSSSARSENQANSVLTPPIPESGQTDSAHRINVVIRQRIEKHTKRPLTPQVAALVEIKPEQEQPRPVATVSPAGFLAPTENERPGPSVPREPPVYQAPEQTRLETLVKGVMDLFPDVQEAYVAELIETGDLKDLNVICNMLLEGPDYPKKANSVLTQSSVLLETGDSETQESENYFDYSKLKPVGSEVVLQAADLLMGDFKMLSCQDIKWALNCLKGHYAITRKALFDALKKWRENSTDPSGKKKKRKEPNERAFIVFKFEHGSFKLERKMYFLEKNRRLSRGIETSTLEASLLKELQFYEQKAKEMAEHEDFLLALQVNEEQYQKDGQLIECGCCCGEFAFEEMTQCTDGHLFCKECLVKYAQEAVFGSGRSELSCMDGSCTCSFPTSELEKVLPENILCKYYERQAEEAIAATCADELVRCPFCNFPALLDKDISLFSCPNPRCRKESCRKCHVVWKEHAGKTCEQVLERDEIRLRVAFEEKMTAARVRKCHKCSTGLVKSEGCNRMSCRCGAFMCYLCREPINGYNHFCQHARSPGAPCRHCKKCSLWTDPTQDDERIIQEIQKKGEAELNKKNNQTETTGKRVGPPPEPIPAKRPRVGPQAPNAVPQAVRAPLLIPQVMLPGPQRLFLQPIPAPYVPPLPNLPLMNYNPRNLNFDFNMPMHYGPHNRFFRPL; from the exons GTAAAAGAGTTAAGAAGAGGATGTACATAACCATATCGTCTGACTCTGAAGATGAACCAGTCAGATTCGTACCAAACACCCATGTCGTGGTCAGggatgatgatgaggaagacGAAGTGAGCATCTTGGAG CCCTTACCTCATCGTGAACTCATCCGGCCTGCTGCAAAGTGGGGCGCAAATACCTTCCCAAACCAGGCATTCGGATCCAACGGACATCCCACCACTGCACACTCCCACCAATCTTCTGTAGCCACTGCACATTCTACATTAGGAAAGCAAGCCATAGGTGTCTTAACTACGGACCCGAATTCTGTACCATCAACATCTAGAGAATATGCCTTGCACAGACCTCCATTGCCTGTTAGGAACTCGCTGCCCCCTCATACGGACTCCTCATCCAGTGCTCGCTCGGAAAACCAGGCGAATTCTGTTTTAACTCCGCCCATCCCCGAATCAGGTCAAACGGACTCGGCCCACAGAATTAACGTGGTCATCCGGCAGAGAATCGAGAAGCACACTAAGAGGCCTCTGACGCCACAGGTGGCTGCGCTGGTGGAGATCAAACCAGAACAAGAGCAACCACGGCCTGTGGCTACCGTTTCTCCCGCAGGTTTCCTCGCTCCAACTGAGAACGAAAGGCCTGGACCTTCAGTGCCTAGAGAGCCCCCAGTATATCAGGCCCCTGAGCAGACGCGCCTCGAAACCCTCGTGAAAGGAGTG ATGGACCTTTTCCCAGATGTTCAGGAAGCATATGTAGCAGAACTTATAGAGACAGGCGACCTAAAAGATTTAAATGT AATATGCAATATGTTATTGGAAGGACCTGATTATCCGAAAAAAGCAAACTCAGTTTTGACACAAAGCAGTGTTCTCCTTGAGACTGGTGACTCTGAGACGCAg GAAAGTGAAAACTATTTTGATTATTCCAAACTGAAGCCTGTTGGCTCAGAAGTTGTATTGCAAGCTGCCGATTTGCTGATGGGTGACTTCAAAATGTTGAGCTGTCAGGATATCAAATGGGCCCTGAATTGCCTGAAAGGACACTATGCAATCACACGAAAG GCCTTATTCGATGCCCTCAAGAAGTGGCGGGAGAACTCCACTGACCCCTCAGGGAAGAAGAAGAAACGCAAAGAGCCAAATGAACGCGCCTTCATAGTCTTCAAGTTTGAGCATG GTTCCTTTAAACTGGAGAGAAAGATGTACTTCTTAGAGAAGAACCGACGATTGAGCCGAGGTATCGAGACCTCCACGCTGGAAGCATCTCTCTTGAAAGAGCTCCAGTTCTATGAGCAGAAAGCCAAGGAGATGGCTGAG CATGAAGACTTCCTCTTGGCTTTGCAAGTGAACGAGGAGCAGTATCAAAAG GATGGACAGTTGATCGAGTGCGGGTGCTGCTGTGGAGAGTTTGCCTTCGAGGAAATGACACAGTGTACGGATGGCCATCTTTTCTGCAAAGAATGCCTGGTCAAGTATGCACAGGAGGCTGTTTTTGGCTCAGGACGG TCAGAGCTGAGCTGTATGGATGGGAGCTGCACTTGTTCCTTTCCCACCAGTGAACTGGAGAAAGTTCTACCTGAAAACATCCTCTGCAAATATTACGAACGTCAGGCGGAAGAGGCCATAGCAGCCACCTGTGCTGATGAACTAGTCCG GTGTCCGTTTTGTAATTTCCCAGCACTTTTGGACAAAGACATCTCTCTGTTCAGTTGCCCAAATCCTCGCTGCAGAAAG GAGAGTTGCAGGAAGTGCCATGTGGTGTGGAAGGAGCACGCAGGAAAGACCTGTGAGCAGGTGCTGGAGAGAGACGAGATCCGGCTGCGGGTGGCCTT CGAGGAGAAAATGACTGCAGCCCGCGTCAGGAAGTGCCACAAGTGTTCCACGGGTCTGGTCAAATCTGAGGGCTGCAACCGAATGTCGTGTCGCTGCGGCGCCTTCATGTGCTACCTCTGCCGGGAGCCTATCAACGGCTACAACCACTTCTGCCAGCACGCTCGCTCGCCTGGCGCTCCCTGCCGACACTGCAAGAAGTGTTCGCTGTGGACGGACCCCACG CAAGACGATGAGCGAATAATTCAGGAGATCCAGAAAAAGGGTGAAGCAGAGTTAAATAAGAAGAACAATCAGACAG AAACTACAGGGAAGAGAGTGGGCCCTCCCCCGGAGCCAATCCCAGCGAAACGGCCTCGCGTCGGTCCGCAGGCCCCCAATGCAGTTCCTCAGGCCGTACGCGCCCCGCTGCTCATCCCCCAGGTCATGTTACCTGGACCACAGCGTCTCTTTCTCCAGCCCATTCCGGCTCCCTACGTGCCCCCATTACCCAACCTTCCTCTTATGAACTACAACCCACGTAACCTGAACTTTGACTTCAATATGCCTATGCACTATGGACCACATAATCGTTTCTTCAGACCTCTTTGA